From the genome of uncultured Methanobrevibacter sp.:
CAAATCCACAGCTTTGTATGGGTCTCCGTGGCATGTAATGACTTTATCAGGTCTTGGATTAAGTCTTTTTACATATTCCATTAATTGTCTTCTGTTAGAATGTCCACTAAATCCATTAATAGTTTTTATTTGCATTTTTACGCAGAATTGTCTTGTTCTACCATCATCATCTTCTAATGGAATTTCTTTCCATCCTTTTTGAACTCTTCTACCCATGGACCCTTCAGATTGGTATCCTACAAAGATTAATGTGTTTTTCTCATCTTCGCATAACCATTTGAAGTATTCTACAGAGTTTCCACCGGTTAACATACCTGAAGTGGATAAGATGATTGCAGGCTGTTTGCTTTCGACAATCTCTTTTCTTTGGTCACGATTTTGGACCTTTTCAAACATATCTGAGACAAATGGATTTCTTCCCATATGGAAGATTTGGTCTCTTAAGTCTTTACTTAAGTATTCAGGTCTTGCAGTGTGGATTGCTGTTGCTTCCCAAATCATACCGTCAATGTAGATAGGTACTTCTTCGATTAAACCATGTCTCATGTATTCTTCCAAAACAACCATAAGTTCTTGTGCTCTTCCCACAGCAAATACTGGAACCAATACTTTTCCTCCACGTTTTAGTGTTTTATAGATGGTTTTCATCATTTCTTTTTCAGCATTGTTCCTGGAAGGTTGTACATCTTCTTTTCCACCATATGTACTTTCCATAATTACTGTTTCAGCACGTGGGAATCTGATTGTTGCAGGTTCAAGTAATCTTGAAGGTTCATATTTAAAATCTCCAGTATATACTAAATTGTGAGCTCCATCTCCAATGTGCATATGGGATATTGCTGAACCTAAAATATGTCCTGCATTGTGCAATGTCAATCTTATGTCTGGAGAAATGTCAGTTACTTCTCCATAATCTAGTGTAATGGTATTTTTAATAGCTTGTTTTACATGTTTTGATGTAAATGGGAGAGGATTTCCTTCTCTGTGAGCTATATCTAAGTGGTCGAATTGTAAAAGTGTAGTTAAATCTCTGGTTGGGGTTGTACAGTAAACTGGCCCTTCATATCCATAATGGTAAAGGTATGGTACAAATCCACAGTGATCTAAGTGAGCGTGAGATATGATGACAGCATCTAATTCTTCAATTGAAAATTCTGGCGCATTCAAATAAGGGAATGCATTTTTATTGTCTGATGCTGCAACATTAACACCACAGTCCAATAAAACACGGCTGTTTGGTGTTTGCAATAACATTGATGAACGTCCTACTTCTTTAAATCCTCCCATTGAAGTAACTCTGGCCCAATCATTTGGATGTTTAGTTCCTTGGTGGATTTGGCGTCCAAGACGTTGTAACATTTTTTTTCTATCTTTACTACTATTTTTTTGGATGGTTCTAATTTTTCCAATAATATCTGAACTGATTGGAGGGGTTCTTAAGATTTTAGGTGCCCATCCAGTGTTTTTAACAATGTTTCTGGATGTTACTCCATATTTTCCAATAACCAATCCTGGTTTTTTCGCAGTAATAACTACTTCTCCAGTTACGGTATCAAAATAAATGTCAGTAATTTCAGCTCCTTCCGGTACGATTTCATGAATTTTATTAATGGTTTCTTCAGGTTCAAGTAATGCGCACTTGTCGGATCGTATAATAATTCTTTTTCTAAGTTCTTTTGCAAGTGATCTTATAAGATCGCCATTTTCAGTTATAATTTCTGGATTTTTAGTATAAACTACTACTTCCGGACCTTCAAATTCCACTTTGGAAACTTGAATCTCTTTTGGTAGCTTTTCTAAAATCTCTTTTTTAATATCTTCTAAAATATCTGAAGTCATATAATCCCTTCAAAAAAAGTTGGTGTAGTATAATAGTTTATGAAAAGCTTTAAGCTATAATTAGTTAAATTTCATAAACTATCTACACTATTATATAAAAAAATAGTTAGTTATGAAAAATTAGCTTACTTATATTTTTTCTAGAATCTCATTAATTTTTTCATCATCTAACATTTCAAAGCCGTCTTTGTCTACTTTTGCAACTAAATATCCGTTTCCGGAAAATGTGTCACGTTCAGCAGCAGCTCTAATAGCTCTTATAGCTATTTCAATTCCTTCATCGGTTGTTAAATCATCTCTATATCTGTCTTCAAGAACTCCGTATGCAACGATAGAACCTGATCCAGTTGAGATATAAGTGTCTTCTATCATTCCACCAGCTGGGTCTAATGAATAAAGAGATGGTTTGTCTGCGTCCATTCCACCAAGTAATGTTTGAACATACATTGGTCCTGAACGTAATATGTTTGCAGTTAATGATGCGGCAGCTTTAACACTGATTGCATCGTTGTTTCTCATTTGGTAAAGAGAAACTTCTGCTTCAATAACTTTCATTAAACTTTGTGCATCTCCCACTGAACCAGCAATGGTAGTTACAATATGATCATCAATTTTAAATATTTTTTCTGCGACTTTATGAGCTACTAAGTTTCCCATACTAGCTCTTCTTTCGCTTGCAAATACAACTCCGTCTTTACAAGTAATTCCGACGGTTGTTGTACCTTCTAATATTTTATCATCCATTTAAATACACCTCTATAGTATTTAAAATATCTTATTTCAACTATCTAATAGGTTGAATATAATAAAATCAATCAAATGTATATTTACATATTAATTTTATTTAAAATCAGAATCAATAATTAGTATAAACTAACAATATTAATATTATCTATTTGCATATATAAACTTTTCTTTCAAAAGGTGAATAAATTGAAATGGAAACGAATTGGTAATGTATTGATTTTAGATAGTAAATTTCATTATGAATCTTATGAAGATCTGCAGGTTTTATCAAAAAAGCATAATGTAAAAACCATAATGGAAATAGACCATATTCAAGGAACAAAAAGGGAACCTGTATATAATATTCTCTACGGCAATGAAACTGAGACAATACACAAAGAAAATGGCTGTTTATTTAAATTGGACTTGTCAAAAGTTATGTGGTCTAAAGGGAATAATAATGAAAGACTGCGTATTGCAAAATTGGTTGAAGACAATGAAGTTGTTTTGGACATGTTTGCAGGTATAGGATATTTTTCAATTCCTATTGGTGTTCATTCAAATGCAAAACGCATATACTCGATTGAAATAAATCCTAATTCTTACTTTTACTTATGTGAAAATATCAAATTAAATAAGTTGGACAATATTACTCCAATTTTGGGGGATTGCATGGTGCAGGCTCCCAAGTATAAAGCTGACCGTATTGTAATGGGGTATGTAAAAACCACTCATCATTATCTAAATGTGGCCATAAATAGTTTAAATGAAGGTGGAATACTGCATTATCATGAAACTGTTCCTGAAAAATTAATGAATACTAGACCTCTTGAAAGGATTATTTCTCAGGCAGGCAATCGTGAAGTTGAATTATTAAAATTAAATAAAATAAAAAAATACGCTCCTGGTGTGGAGCATGTGGTTTTGGATGTTAAGGTAAATTAAAGATATTTTCGAGTAACTTTTTATTTAGCCATTCATCGTTTATGTATTTGTCATAAACACATAATCTTTCAGTTAGTTCAAATTTTGCATCTTTAGTCAGTTCATTGAGTTCATCGATTTCCGGCCAGGGGGATGTGATATTGACAAAGTCAGGACTCACTGGCGATACGCCTCCCCAGTCATCAGCGCCGCAAAGTAGGAAAATTTGTGCAGTATCTCTATTTAAATTAGGAGGTACCTGTATACTGACGTCGCTATCTTTAAACAACAAGTATGCTGCAATAACTGTTCTGACCATATCTAAAAGACTTGGCTTTGGCCAATTCTCCATTTCAATTCCTGGAATTGGTGTAAAGTTTTGAATAATGACTTCTTGGATATGTCCGTACTTATCATTAATCTCTTTAATCGCAA
Proteins encoded in this window:
- a CDS encoding class I SAM-dependent methyltransferase family protein, yielding MKWKRIGNVLILDSKFHYESYEDLQVLSKKHNVKTIMEIDHIQGTKREPVYNILYGNETETIHKENGCLFKLDLSKVMWSKGNNNERLRIAKLVEDNEVVLDMFAGIGYFSIPIGVHSNAKRIYSIEINPNSYFYLCENIKLNKLDNITPILGDCMVQAPKYKADRIVMGYVKTTHHYLNVAINSLNEGGILHYHETVPEKLMNTRPLERIISQAGNREVELLKLNKIKKYAPGVEHVVLDVKVN
- the psmB gene encoding archaeal proteasome endopeptidase complex subunit beta produces the protein MDDKILEGTTTVGITCKDGVVFASERRASMGNLVAHKVAEKIFKIDDHIVTTIAGSVGDAQSLMKVIEAEVSLYQMRNNDAISVKAAASLTANILRSGPMYVQTLLGGMDADKPSLYSLDPAGGMIEDTYISTGSGSIVAYGVLEDRYRDDLTTDEGIEIAIRAIRAAAERDTFSGNGYLVAKVDKDGFEMLDDEKINEILEKI
- a CDS encoding beta-CASP ribonuclease aCPSF1, whose amino-acid sequence is MTSDILEDIKKEILEKLPKEIQVSKVEFEGPEVVVYTKNPEIITENGDLIRSLAKELRKRIIIRSDKCALLEPEETINKIHEIVPEGAEITDIYFDTVTGEVVITAKKPGLVIGKYGVTSRNIVKNTGWAPKILRTPPISSDIIGKIRTIQKNSSKDRKKMLQRLGRQIHQGTKHPNDWARVTSMGGFKEVGRSSMLLQTPNSRVLLDCGVNVAASDNKNAFPYLNAPEFSIEELDAVIISHAHLDHCGFVPYLYHYGYEGPVYCTTPTRDLTTLLQFDHLDIAHREGNPLPFTSKHVKQAIKNTITLDYGEVTDISPDIRLTLHNAGHILGSAISHMHIGDGAHNLVYTGDFKYEPSRLLEPATIRFPRAETVIMESTYGGKEDVQPSRNNAEKEMMKTIYKTLKRGGKVLVPVFAVGRAQELMVVLEEYMRHGLIEEVPIYIDGMIWEATAIHTARPEYLSKDLRDQIFHMGRNPFVSDMFEKVQNRDQRKEIVESKQPAIILSTSGMLTGGNSVEYFKWLCEDEKNTLIFVGYQSEGSMGRRVQKGWKEIPLEDDDGRTRQFCVKMQIKTINGFSGHSNRRQLMEYVKRLNPRPDKVITCHGDPYKAVDLASSIHRSYKIETKTPINLDSVRIQ